The stretch of DNA TCCCCAGCACCGATTCAGAGCCGTCTGGAGCACCTTAAAAATAAGGGCTATATCGAGTGGAGCGAGGGCAAGGCCCGCACCATCCGGGTACGCGACGATGTCCGAGGTGTGCCCATCCTTGGCACTATTGCCGCTGGTTTTGTCAATGAAGCCTTCACCGACAGCGTTGAACGCCTCGACCTCAACGGTCTGCCGATCCAGTCGGGCGACTACGCCCTGAAGGTTACCGGAGACAGCATGATTGAGGCGATGATTCAGGACGGCGATGTCGTCATCATGCGCCCGGTGAAAGACCCTCAGGGCATCCGGGAGGGGACCATCGTCGCTGCCCGGGTGGAGAGTGGTACCACCCTCAAGTCCTTCCACCGCCAGGGCAATCAGGTACAGCTCAAGCCTGCCAACCCGAACTACCCGGTCATGGAGTTTCCCGCTGACCTTGTCGATGTACAGGGTCGGTTGATTGCCGTATGGCGCGGTATTGACCCAGATTTCGCTGTTTAGAGGCCCTGTACAACCTATCCACAGTTCCTATTCCGCTGTTGTGTTTGGCAACAGCGGTTTTTTCCTGGGCCAGACCGTCGTCAGCCGGTGGCCTTACTTCAGCCGGGATAGACAGTCACAGACGCTGCCTCAAGGCCGAGAGTTTGGTCAGCAGCCAGCCCATCGGGGTTGAGGGCGGAGTTTGTGTTGGCTCGGCTTCTGCTGTCACCTCGACATCCGTTTGAGGGGGATGGTTGAGGCGGTAGAGACAGGCCAGCAGCGTTTCTCGCACCGACTCGTGGGTGTACTCATCGTCGGGATGAGGGGGCTGCCCCGGCTGCTGGAAGTGGGGGCGGCTGTCGTACAGTTGCCCCCAGGTAACATCGGCCTGTCGCACTAGTTCGTAAAAAGTGGCGGGCGATCGCAGAATCGTTTCCAACAAATCCTTCACGGCCCCAGCTGGATCCTGCACGTGCTGGCTCAGGCGGGCCTCGTCATCCCAGAGCCACTGGGCCAGCACCCGGTACAGCGCCCCAGGTCCGTCAACCAGGGAGTCCTTCAGCGCCTGCTGGGCTCCGTGCCTGGTCTGCACCAGTCGGGGCACAGGCGATTCGCCCTGCATGAAGTTGCCCGCCTCCTGGCCAATCGCATCGGCCAGGGTAAAGGGACGGCTCAGGCGCAGCTCCTGCTGAATTGCGTGACTGTCGGGGGTCCGGTCGTCGGGATCAGCGGCCATAGGATTGTTGTTCAGAGGGCGGTTGAGCAGGATTTGCCTATCCTGCTCCTATAGCGATGGCCATTGCGTCAGGGGCATGGGTCGTGTCCTAACGGTTCTGGTGATGGCTATAGGTCAATCATGGGGGTTAGGGCAGGTGCTTTTGCAGGCGTTGTAGGGTTTTGTACATGTCCGGCAACCGCCGGTACACCGCAGAGGCTTTGAGGAACACGCGGTGGGGCAGGGCGGGAATGCCGGTGACAATTTCCCCTGGGGCAATGTCGCCGTGGATACCGGCTTTGGCGGTGGCGATCGCGCCGTCGCCAATCTTGGCCTGGTTGGCAATGCCGACCTGACCCGCCAAAATCACCCGGTTGCCGATGATCACACCCCCAGCCATTCCCACCTGGGCTGCCATCGCCACCCCCTGGCCCACCTGACAGCCGTGGGCAATGTGTACCAGGTTGTCGAGCTTGGTGTCGCGGCCAATGCGGGTGGTGCCGACCGCGGGGCGATCGATGGTGGTGTTGCTGCCCACCCGCACGCCGTCTTCGATCACGACAATGCCCGACTGCTCCATTTTTTCCCAGCCCTCGGCGGTGGGCACAAAGCCAAAGCCCTCGGCCCCAATTACCGCTCCGCTGTGAATGGCACAGTCTGCGCCGATCTGAGTGCGCTCATGGAGGGTGCAGTTGGCGTGCAGCACCGTGCGATCGCCCACCTGCACCTCGGGGTAGATCACCACGTTGGGGTGAACACAAACGCCGTCCCCCAGCCTGGCCCCGGCCTGAATCACGGCATTGGCCCCAATCGAGACGTCTCTCCCGCAGATGGCGGTCGGGTCAACGACAGCACTGGGGTGAATGCCGGGGCCAGGGCGGTAGGGACTGTAGAACAGGGCAATGGCACGGGCAAAGGCCAACCGGGGGTCAGCAGTGCTGAGCCAGGCCAGCCCTCGCTCCGTTGCCTGGGCCTGAAGGGTGGGGTTTTGGGGCAAGATCAGGGCGCTGGCCTGGGTCGTCGCCACAAAGGACGCAAATTTATCCCCCTCAATGTAGCTCAGCGTGCCTGCCGTAGCCTGGTCAACGGCGGCCACTCCAGCGATCTCGGGGTCGTGGCCGGGGTGCGTGGACAGGCTGGAGGCTGCCGTAATCTGAATCTTGTCGGCAATGGTGCTGAACTTCATAGGAGCTGGGGATAGGAGCTGGGGATTAGGCCGTCAAACCAATCTGGCTTTTACGCTACCAGAAATGCGACGCATTCTACGTGGGGAGTTTGGGGAAAGAAGTCGGCGGGCTGGGCCTTGATGAGCTGGTAGCCACCCTCTTCACGCAAAATCTTGAGATCCCGGGCCAGGGTGGCAGGGTCACAGCTCATGTAGACGATGCGGGGCGGGTGAAGTTCGATCAGAGCATCGAGGACGGGGCGATCGCAGCCCTTGCGGGGCGGGTCGAGCACCACAATATCCAGCGGATCGTTGAGCTGGGCGGCGGCCACCGCCAGGGATTCGCCCACATCCCCTGCCCGAAATTCCACATTGTCAATGCCGTTAAGGCCAGCATTGATCAGCGCCTGGGCCACCGCCTCGGGCTGCACCTCCAGCCCCACCACCCGCTTAGCCTGCTGGGCCAGGGGCAGCGTCAGGGTGCCCACGCCGCAGTAGGCGTCGATTAGGGTTTCGCTGCCGGTCAGCTGAAGCTCGTCTAAAATCACCCCCAACACGCGCTCGGCCTGCTCGGTATTGACCTGAAAGAAGGTGGTGGCGTGGATGCGAAACTGCAGATCGGCAAAGATTTCTTCAATATAGGGGACGCCGTCGATGGTCAGGGTTTCGGCACCGAAGACGGCGTTGGTTTTGTCGGGGTTGAGGTTAACGCAGACGCCGACCAGCTCAGGGTAGCGATCGCGCCACTCCTGGGCCTGCAGCTCAATATCCTTCAGGTTGGGCGCGGTAGACACCAGCGTCAGCAGCTGCTGCCCCGTGCGCCGTCCCACCCGCAGAGCCAGGTGGCGCAGCCGCCCCTGGTGCTTGGTTTCGTTATAGATCGACCAGCCCCGATCCTGAATGTCGCGCTTGACCTCCGCCAGCAGAGGGTTCAGGCGCTCGTCCTGCACCGGGCACTGGTTGAGGTTGACCAGCTTGTGGCTGCCCTGACGGAAGTAGCCCGCCTTCACCTGGCCTTCGGGCGATCGCCCCAGGGGGTAGGTGGCCTTGTTGCGGTAGCCCAGGGGGGCCTCAGCGGCCAGAATTGGCAGCACATTGGGATTCTCAAATCCGCCAATGCGGGTGAAGGCATCCACCACCTGCTGCTGCTTTGCCACCAGCTGGGCCGGGTAGCTCACCGACTGCCACTGGCAGCCGCCGCACTTGTCGGCCACGATGCAGGCGGCCCGAATCCGATCGGGGGAGGGGGTGAGCAGTTGCTTCACCTGGGCGCGGCCAAAGGCGGGTTTGGCCTGCACCAGCCGCGCCCGCACGGTGTCGCCCGGTACCGTATTGGGTACAAACACCACCCGCTCCTGCCAGCGGCCCAGGCCGTCCCCACTGCTGGTGAGGTCGGTAATGTCTAAGTCCAGGGTTGCCCCCTGCTGCCACTGGTCCACGGTGGTGCTCCCAAACGATTGACTACGGCGATCGCCGCCTATCGACTCTAGCAAGGGATAGGGCCTGTGGGGCGAAGCCGTGACCTATTGCAATAGCGAGACCGCCCCGCCCC from Leptolyngbya sp. KIOST-1 encodes:
- the rlmD gene encoding 23S rRNA (uracil(1939)-C(5))-methyltransferase RlmD: MLESIGGDRRSQSFGSTTVDQWQQGATLDLDITDLTSSGDGLGRWQERVVFVPNTVPGDTVRARLVQAKPAFGRAQVKQLLTPSPDRIRAACIVADKCGGCQWQSVSYPAQLVAKQQQVVDAFTRIGGFENPNVLPILAAEAPLGYRNKATYPLGRSPEGQVKAGYFRQGSHKLVNLNQCPVQDERLNPLLAEVKRDIQDRGWSIYNETKHQGRLRHLALRVGRRTGQQLLTLVSTAPNLKDIELQAQEWRDRYPELVGVCVNLNPDKTNAVFGAETLTIDGVPYIEEIFADLQFRIHATTFFQVNTEQAERVLGVILDELQLTGSETLIDAYCGVGTLTLPLAQQAKRVVGLEVQPEAVAQALINAGLNGIDNVEFRAGDVGESLAVAAAQLNDPLDIVVLDPPRKGCDRPVLDALIELHPPRIVYMSCDPATLARDLKILREEGGYQLIKAQPADFFPQTPHVECVAFLVA
- the lexA gene encoding transcriptional repressor LexA, which translates into the protein MEPLTTAQQELYDWLIDYIRANQHSPSIRQMMRAMNLRSPAPIQSRLEHLKNKGYIEWSEGKARTIRVRDDVRGVPILGTIAAGFVNEAFTDSVERLDLNGLPIQSGDYALKVTGDSMIEAMIQDGDVVIMRPVKDPQGIREGTIVAARVESGTTLKSFHRQGNQVQLKPANPNYPVMEFPADLVDVQGRLIAVWRGIDPDFAV
- the lpxD gene encoding UDP-3-O-(3-hydroxymyristoyl)glucosamine N-acyltransferase, giving the protein MKFSTIADKIQITAASSLSTHPGHDPEIAGVAAVDQATAGTLSYIEGDKFASFVATTQASALILPQNPTLQAQATERGLAWLSTADPRLAFARAIALFYSPYRPGPGIHPSAVVDPTAICGRDVSIGANAVIQAGARLGDGVCVHPNVVIYPEVQVGDRTVLHANCTLHERTQIGADCAIHSGAVIGAEGFGFVPTAEGWEKMEQSGIVVIEDGVRVGSNTTIDRPAVGTTRIGRDTKLDNLVHIAHGCQVGQGVAMAAQVGMAGGVIIGNRVILAGQVGIANQAKIGDGAIATAKAGIHGDIAPGEIVTGIPALPHRVFLKASAVYRRLPDMYKTLQRLQKHLP